From Streptomyces griseorubiginosus, one genomic window encodes:
- a CDS encoding cobalamin biosynthesis protein, with protein sequence MRADRVFAYGAAAGLIGDLLLGDPRRGHPVAVFGRAAGAVERVLWRDHRGWGALHTAVCVGGAVGLGAVAQRVVRPSRTASVALTAAATWAVVGGTSLVREARVIGRALEAGDVEAARERLPHLCGRDPQALDADGIARAVVESVAENTSDAVVGALVWGAVGGVPGLLGFRAVNTLDAMVGHKSARYRRFGWGSARLDDLAGWPGARLTAVLATLAGEDPRGAVRAWREDAGRHPSPNAGPVEASFAGALGVRLGGTLSYGGRVEHRPVLNREGRAVASYDIERAVRLSRRVGLLALGAGAVAARLIRKGRRA encoded by the coding sequence GTGCGTGCCGATCGCGTTTTCGCGTACGGCGCCGCCGCCGGTCTGATCGGTGACCTCCTGCTCGGTGACCCGCGCCGCGGGCACCCGGTCGCCGTGTTCGGACGGGCCGCCGGTGCCGTGGAGCGGGTGCTGTGGCGGGACCACCGGGGTTGGGGCGCGCTGCACACCGCCGTGTGCGTGGGCGGTGCCGTGGGGCTCGGTGCCGTGGCGCAGCGAGTCGTCCGTCCGTCCCGTACCGCCTCCGTCGCGCTGACCGCGGCCGCCACCTGGGCCGTCGTGGGCGGGACTTCGCTGGTGCGGGAGGCCCGGGTCATCGGGCGGGCGCTGGAGGCCGGGGACGTCGAGGCGGCCCGGGAGCGGCTGCCGCATCTGTGCGGGCGGGACCCACAGGCCCTCGACGCCGACGGGATCGCCCGGGCCGTCGTCGAGTCCGTCGCCGAGAACACCTCCGACGCCGTCGTGGGCGCGCTCGTGTGGGGTGCCGTCGGCGGGGTGCCGGGGCTGCTCGGGTTCCGGGCCGTCAACACGCTGGACGCCATGGTGGGGCACAAGTCGGCCCGGTACCGGCGTTTCGGGTGGGGTTCCGCCCGGCTCGACGACCTCGCCGGGTGGCCGGGGGCGCGGCTGACCGCCGTCCTGGCGACGCTCGCCGGGGAGGATCCGCGGGGTGCCGTGCGGGCGTGGCGGGAGGACGCCGGCCGGCATCCGAGCCCCAACGCCGGGCCCGTGGAGGCCTCTTTCGCGGGGGCGCTCGGGGTGCGGCTCGGCGGGACGCTCTCCTACGGGGGGCGGGTCGAGCACCGGCCCGTACTGAATCGGGAAGGGCGCGCTGTCGCCTCGTACGACATCGAGCGTGCCGTACGGCTGTCGCGGCGGGTCGGGCTGCTCGCGCTCGGTGCCGGTGCGGTCGCCGCACGGCTGATCCGGAAGGGACGTAGGGCATGA
- a CDS encoding inorganic phosphate transporter gives MENFSLILAIVVVTALAFDFTNGFHDTANAMATTISTGALKPKVAVAMSAVLNLVGAFLSVEVANTISKGLVDETGIRPEVIFAALVGAILWNLLTWLVGLPSSSSHALMGGLIGATIASAGFGAVHGDALVTKVLIPAVAAPIVAGVAAMLATRLSYSLGKKADGKAAAKGYRTGQIASAGLVSLAHGTNDAQKTMGIITLALVAGGAVAPDSDPPTWVILSAGLAIALGTYLGGWRIIRTMGKGLTDLQPQQGFAAQTSAATVILASSHLGFSLSTTHSVSGSVMGAGLGRKGGVVRWSTATRMFVAWGLTLPAAALVGALAESVTDLGDWGTAVVAVFLVASSAAIWKVSRREVVDASNVNETDEPAGVVTQAIAAVTPPPAGTVTEDLTATIPAPPATTEPAAPPAAV, from the coding sequence ATGGAAAACTTCTCGCTGATCCTCGCGATTGTGGTCGTAACCGCACTCGCGTTCGATTTCACGAACGGTTTCCACGACACCGCCAACGCGATGGCCACCACCATCTCGACCGGTGCACTCAAGCCCAAGGTCGCGGTGGCCATGTCCGCCGTGCTGAACCTTGTGGGCGCCTTCCTCTCCGTGGAGGTCGCCAACACGATCTCCAAGGGTCTCGTCGACGAGACCGGCATCCGTCCCGAGGTCATCTTCGCCGCGTTGGTCGGCGCGATCCTCTGGAACCTCCTGACCTGGCTGGTGGGCCTGCCCTCCAGTTCCTCGCACGCCCTCATGGGCGGTCTGATCGGCGCCACCATCGCCTCGGCGGGCTTCGGCGCGGTGCACGGCGACGCGCTGGTCACCAAGGTCCTGATCCCGGCGGTCGCGGCCCCGATCGTCGCGGGCGTCGCCGCCATGCTGGCCACCCGGCTCTCCTACTCGCTGGGGAAGAAGGCCGACGGCAAGGCCGCCGCGAAGGGCTACCGCACCGGCCAGATCGCCTCGGCCGGACTGGTCTCGCTGGCCCACGGCACCAACGACGCGCAGAAGACGATGGGCATCATCACCCTCGCCCTGGTCGCCGGCGGTGCCGTCGCCCCCGACTCGGACCCGCCCACCTGGGTCATCCTCTCGGCGGGCCTCGCCATCGCGCTCGGCACCTACCTCGGCGGCTGGCGCATCATCCGCACGATGGGCAAGGGCCTGACCGACCTCCAGCCGCAGCAGGGCTTCGCCGCCCAGACCAGCGCGGCCACGGTCATCCTGGCCTCCTCCCACCTCGGTTTCTCCCTCTCCACCACGCACTCCGTCTCCGGTTCGGTGATGGGCGCGGGCCTCGGCCGCAAGGGCGGGGTCGTGCGGTGGTCCACGGCCACCCGGATGTTCGTGGCCTGGGGGCTGACGCTGCCGGCGGCGGCCCTGGTGGGCGCCCTGGCCGAGTCGGTCACCGACCTCGGTGACTGGGGCACGGCGGTCGTGGCGGTCTTCCTCGTCGCCTCCAGCGCGGCGATCTGGAAGGTCTCGCGGCGCGAGGTCGTGGACGCGTCCAACGTCAACGAGACCGACGAGCCGGCCGGTGTGGTGACCCAGGCGATCGCCGCCGTGACCCCGCCGCCCGCGGGCACCGTGACCGAGGACCTCACGGCCACGATCCCGGCCCCGCCCGCCACCACGGAACCGGCCGCCCCGCCGGCCGCCGTCTGA
- a CDS encoding lysozyme: MARDRKAARHRTRALALCVAALTVGGVALAGAPASAAGLPKGHDVSSHQKNVDWQKARAKGARFVYVKATESTNYRSPHFAQQYDGAREAGLARGAYHFALPDKSSGTAQAAYFVRNGGAWSADGWTLPPALDIEYNPYDKKRKCYGLGKARMVGWIKAFSDEVKRLTGRRPVIYTTAHWWNTCTGGSGAFASDHALWVARYNAAGVGALPGGWSYWTIWQYDNSGSLPGDQNLFNGSARQLKRFARGS; encoded by the coding sequence ATGGCCCGTGATCGCAAGGCTGCCCGTCACCGAACCCGCGCCCTGGCCCTGTGCGTGGCCGCGCTCACCGTGGGGGGCGTGGCGCTCGCCGGGGCGCCGGCCTCGGCGGCGGGGCTGCCCAAGGGGCACGACGTCTCTTCGCATCAGAAGAACGTCGACTGGCAGAAGGCCAGGGCCAAGGGGGCCCGGTTCGTCTACGTCAAGGCGACCGAGTCGACGAACTACCGCAGTCCGCACTTCGCCCAGCAGTACGACGGGGCGCGGGAGGCGGGCCTCGCCCGCGGGGCGTACCACTTCGCGCTGCCGGACAAGTCGTCGGGCACGGCGCAGGCCGCGTACTTCGTGCGCAACGGGGGTGCCTGGTCCGCGGACGGCTGGACGCTGCCGCCCGCGCTCGACATCGAATACAACCCGTACGACAAGAAGCGCAAGTGCTACGGCCTCGGCAAGGCGAGGATGGTCGGCTGGATCAAGGCGTTCAGCGACGAGGTGAAGCGGCTGACGGGGCGGCGTCCGGTGATCTACACGACCGCCCACTGGTGGAACACGTGCACGGGCGGCAGCGGCGCCTTCGCCTCGGACCACGCGCTGTGGGTGGCCCGCTACAACGCGGCGGGCGTGGGGGCGCTGCCCGGCGGGTGGTCGTACTGGACCATCTGGCAGTACGACAACAGCGGCAGCCTGCCGGGTGACCAGAATCTCTTCAACGGGTCGGCGCGTCAGCTGAAGCGGTTCGCCAGGGGGTCGTAG
- a CDS encoding class II aldolase/adducin family protein, which produces MAEEQRDPGDAGVVRPGSGARPDEARAWAELVDTARRTVSDGLVVGTSGNVSVRVGNTVLVTPSGVPYDRLTPADVTGVDLDGHQVLGTLVPTSELPMHLAVYRSTDARAIVHTHAVHATAVSTLVPELPAIHYMTGALGGPVRVAPYATYGTDELAENMLRALTDRSACLLQNHGTIAYGTSLSQAFDRTAQLEWMSHLWLTARAVPGLTPHLLTEEQVAEAGERLRGYGQRA; this is translated from the coding sequence ATGGCTGAGGAACAGCGGGATCCGGGGGACGCAGGGGTTGTCCGACCTGGGAGCGGCGCACGCCCCGACGAGGCGCGGGCCTGGGCCGAGTTGGTCGACACGGCCCGCCGGACGGTCTCCGACGGCCTGGTCGTCGGTACCTCCGGCAACGTCTCGGTACGCGTCGGGAACACCGTCCTCGTCACACCGTCGGGCGTCCCCTACGACCGCCTCACCCCGGCCGACGTGACGGGCGTCGACCTGGACGGCCACCAGGTCCTCGGCACCCTGGTCCCCACCAGCGAACTCCCCATGCACCTCGCCGTCTACCGCAGCACCGACGCCCGCGCGATCGTCCACACCCACGCCGTGCACGCCACGGCCGTCTCCACGCTCGTCCCCGAACTCCCCGCCATCCACTACATGACCGGCGCCCTCGGCGGCCCCGTCCGGGTCGCCCCCTACGCCACCTACGGCACCGACGAGTTGGCCGAGAACATGCTCCGAGCCCTCACCGACCGCTCCGCCTGCCTCCTCCAGAACCACGGCACGATCGCCTACGGCACGAGCCTGTCCCAGGCATTCGACCGCACGGCCCAACTGGAATGGATGTCCCACCTCTGGCTGACGGCCCGCGCGGTACCGGGCCTGACCCCCCATCTCCTGACGGAGGAACAGGTGGCGGAGGCGGGGGAGCGGTTGCGGGGGTATGGCCAGCGCGCCTGA
- a CDS encoding alpha/beta hydrolase, whose product MRSVKPTAAAVTTALAAAAAAAAGIVAGRIASDAGLKAPPGRPLPGEPRLTVHSTAAGRIALTRDLPALRPGTYGLEGDAAHAVIGPVLTTEPHSADTVVRRLERVTHGTLQPGDKVWLTPNTHVGDPRSALGLDHADVDIPGELGPLPAWFVPGGRNTWVIAVHGLGPTREHALNVLEFLHHHRFPVLAPAYRGDDGAPRPPDGLHHFGETEWHDLDAAMRYAVDHGARQLVLHGWSTGATMALRAAARSGLRHRVKGLVLDSPVLSWERTLRALAAARHTPGVLLPLAVRAAQGRTGLPSDHAGLYADRTVPHAEHQDRTDAMGPAEPPPPTLIFHGPDDTIAPWDLSRRLAATHPDRITLHTVHQAPHAAMWNADPSAYEEALRRFLTPLM is encoded by the coding sequence GTGCGCAGTGTCAAACCGACGGCCGCCGCCGTCACCACAGCCCTCGCCGCAGCAGCCGCAGCCGCCGCCGGCATCGTCGCCGGCAGAATCGCCAGCGACGCCGGACTCAAGGCGCCCCCCGGCCGCCCCCTGCCCGGTGAACCAAGGCTCACCGTGCACTCCACCGCGGCCGGCCGCATCGCCCTTACCAGAGACCTCCCCGCCCTCCGCCCCGGCACCTACGGCCTCGAAGGCGACGCCGCACACGCCGTCATCGGCCCCGTCCTCACCACGGAGCCCCACTCCGCCGACACCGTCGTCCGCCGCCTGGAACGGGTCACCCACGGCACCCTGCAACCCGGCGACAAGGTCTGGCTCACCCCGAACACCCACGTCGGCGACCCGCGGTCCGCCCTCGGCCTCGACCACGCCGACGTCGACATCCCCGGCGAACTCGGCCCCCTGCCCGCCTGGTTCGTGCCCGGCGGCCGGAACACCTGGGTCATCGCGGTCCACGGCCTCGGCCCGACCCGCGAACACGCCCTGAACGTGCTGGAGTTCCTGCACCACCACCGTTTCCCGGTCCTCGCCCCCGCCTACCGCGGCGACGACGGCGCCCCCCGCCCGCCCGACGGCCTCCACCACTTCGGCGAGACCGAGTGGCACGACCTGGACGCGGCGATGCGCTACGCCGTCGATCACGGCGCCCGTCAACTCGTCCTGCACGGCTGGTCCACCGGCGCCACGATGGCCCTGCGCGCCGCCGCCCGCTCCGGTCTGCGCCACCGCGTCAAGGGACTCGTCCTGGACTCCCCGGTGCTCAGCTGGGAGCGCACCCTGCGCGCGCTCGCCGCGGCCCGCCACACCCCCGGCGTCCTGCTCCCGCTCGCGGTCCGCGCCGCCCAGGGCCGCACCGGACTGCCCAGCGACCACGCCGGGCTGTACGCCGACCGCACGGTCCCGCACGCCGAGCACCAGGACCGGACCGATGCCATGGGCCCGGCGGAGCCCCCGCCCCCCACCCTGATCTTCCACGGCCCGGACGACACGATCGCCCCCTGGGACCTCTCCCGCCGCCTCGCTGCCACCCACCCCGACCGGATCACCCTCCACACGGTCCACCAGGCCCCCCACGCCGCCATGTGGAACGCCGACCCGAGCGCCTACGAGGAAGCCCTCCGCCGCTTCCTCACCCCCCTGATGTGA
- a CDS encoding VOC family protein, with protein MTGTSGTRPSIYPTLLYADAKAAIKQLTEVFGFTESSVYEGEDGMVMHAELVQGNGAVMLGSKGRGGLFDAAMKEAGTTGVYVVVDDVDAHHRRAVEHGAEILMPPTDQDYGSRDYMARDAEGNVWSFGTYAPEIPA; from the coding sequence ATGACGGGAACGAGCGGCACGCGTCCGAGCATCTACCCGACCCTGCTGTACGCCGACGCGAAGGCGGCGATCAAACAGCTGACGGAGGTGTTCGGGTTCACCGAGTCGTCGGTGTACGAGGGCGAGGACGGCATGGTGATGCACGCCGAACTGGTGCAGGGCAACGGCGCGGTGATGCTCGGCTCGAAGGGCCGCGGCGGCCTCTTCGACGCGGCGATGAAAGAGGCGGGCACGACCGGGGTGTACGTCGTCGTGGACGACGTCGACGCACACCACCGCCGCGCCGTGGAGCACGGCGCGGAGATCCTGATGCCCCCGACGGACCAGGACTACGGCTCCCGGGACTACATGGCCCGGGACGCCGAGGGCAATGTCTGGAGCTTCGGTACCTACGCTCCGGAGATACCCGCCTGA